In the Gossypium arboreum isolate Shixiya-1 chromosome 10, ASM2569848v2, whole genome shotgun sequence genome, one interval contains:
- the LOC108462292 gene encoding uncharacterized protein LOC108462292, translating to MMECSLWISAGDHKNNNSNSNNNSLWGFSNESEHDLALMVSDFLENNGGSAGADSWCSSDSESGFTDLIHLADKISYYKHSVCHYDMDLLSVVHSLILSMGETDLHSVKSGPCNASCIRYSLVKLLRLSGYDAAVCVSRWQRSGKVPGGDHEYIDVVNYSNGNSERVIIDIDFRSHFEIARAVDSYDRILNSLPVVYVGSLTLLKQLLQLMVEAARSSLKQNSMPFPPWRSLAYLQAKWYSPYQRQFAPLEHDISSDSSSCHKQCKGHLRRLQPSLQSELEAERLLKPINIDNSRRLKHDRARRSSFRAL from the exons ATGATGGAGTGCAGTTTATGGATATCCGCGGGGGATCATAAAAATAACAATAGTAATTCTAATAATAATAGTTTGTGGGGGTTTAGCAATGAAAGTGAACATGATTTGGCTTTAATGGTTAGTGATTTCCTGGAAAATAACGGTGGGAGCGCCGGTGCCGATTCTTGGTGTAGTAGCGATAGCGAGTCCGGCTTCACCGATCTTATCCACCTCGCTGATAAAATCTCT TACTATAAGCACTCTGTGTGTCACTATGATATGGACTTGTTGTCTGTGGTTCATTCACTTATATTATCGATGGGTGAGACGGACCTACACTCTGTGAAGTCGGGTCCATGTAATGCCAGTTGCATAAGGTATTCCCTTGTAAAGCTGTTGAGGCTTTCTGGGTATGATGCTGCTGTATGTGTATCGAGGTGGCAGCGTAGTGGCAAAGTCCCTGGAG GTGATCATGAGTACATTGATGTGGTCAATTACAGCAATGGGAATTCCGAGCGTGTGATCATCGATATCGACTTCCGAAGCCACTTCGAGATAGCTAGAGCAGTTGATTCTTACGACCGAATATTGAATTCACTACCAGTTGTCTATGTTGGTTCCTTGACTCTGTTGAAACAGTTGCTTCAACTTATGGTTGAAGCTGCTAGGTCATCTCTCAAGCAAAACTCGATGCCGTTCCCTCCATGGAGATCTCTTGCATATTTGCAAGCAAAGTGGTACTCACCCTACCAACGACAATTTGCTCCTCTCGAACACGACATCAGCAGCGATTCTTCTTCTTGCCATAAGCAATGCAAAGGACATTTAAGGAGGTTGCAACCTTCCCTTCAATCCGAATTAGAAGCAGAACGACTATTGAAACCTATAAACATCGATAATAGCCGAAGATTGAAGCATGACAGGGCACGACGCTCTTCATTCAGGGCTCTCTGA